In Thermodesulfatator atlanticus DSM 21156, the sequence CTGGTCTTTTGCAAAGGTCTCAATAAATGTGTTTACATAAAAATTAGAGGAGCTTCCTGAAAGAAGGTCCAGGGAGCTCCTCTAGTCAATTTCAGAATAATCGTTGATAAGTTCTTCCCACCAGGAAGGTATTGCAAAACAGGCCTGGTGCACTTCGGGATTGTAAAACTTACCCTTATGTGTCCACCGAGGAACTCGGGCAGAGTCTTTTTTGCTTCCCAGGATAAAGGCGATTTCATCTCCGTAACACGGAACAGGAGCGCGTAAAACCTCCACAACGGGAAAGGCTTTTTGGGCGCGATGGTAAGCCATGGGAAGTGTTTTTGGGAAAAAGCGCGGGATGCTTGCCTGCTGAATAAAGCGTCCGCTTGGTTTTAAGACCTTAGCTACGTTCCGATAGAACTCTTCGGTATAGAGGACCACCGCGGGGCCTATAGGGTCGGTACAATCTATAATAACAAGATCAAATACCTCTTCAGGTGATTCTGCGACAAATCGGGCGCCATCAGCAATACGGAATTCAACCCGAGGGTCTTCGTAGTCTCCTGCGATTTCACGCAAGTATTTTTGGCAAGCATTAAATACGTCCTGGTCGATCTCTAACTGAAGAATTGATTCTATACTTGGGATGCGCTGAAGTTCTCGGACTACGCCTCCGTCTCCTCC encodes:
- the speE gene encoding polyamine aminopropyltransferase, translating into MTRYWWFEKITPHYSHGYHVIPIYEKRTPYQHLLIYKNPLWGRFLVLDGITQFTEKDEFIYHETIVFCAATAQEAPPKKVLVIGGGDGGVVRELQRIPSIESILQLEIDQDVFNACQKYLREIAGDYEDPRVEFRIADGARFVAESPEEVFDLVIIDCTDPIGPAVVLYTEEFYRNVAKVLKPSGRFIQQASIPRFFPKTLPMAYHRAQKAFPVVEVLRAPVPCYGDEIAFILGSKKDSARVPRWTHKGKFYNPEVHQACFAIPSWWEELINDYSEID